Within Bradymonas sediminis, the genomic segment CAGACCCCAGCGAACCTTCTGTCCGTAATCGCTATTCTGGGGCGCTTGGGGCGGTTGATAGGCCGAGCCGGGTTGGAGCACCCGTTCCCCGAGGGATTGACGCGATGCCTGCCCGATAATCATATCTTTGGCGTCGAGCAGATACCAATTGGGGTGCCGCCCGGTAAGCTCTACAACCAGCGCGACCGCCACGCGCGGCGCGCGCACCGGCGAATCCTCGGCGGCTAACTCCTCCTCATCGGGCTCCCACGCTGGGTCCACGGCCCTGAAGTCCATGCGCACAATCCGGTCGCCCTGCAATTGCGTGACCCGCTCAAAAAGGGCGCCTTGCAGCCAACGACGCAATTGCATCGTGAACGCCGTAGGTGTAGGCGGTTGTTGAGAGCGGTGGCGAATGAAATGAATTCGGGTCACCTGCGGTTGAGTACATAGGCAGAGGTAATGCGTATTGCCCGGCTCCCGAAGTTGTAAAATCCGCGTATGTGGATCGAATTCCAGCACACGTTGGACCACACCCCGCCCCGCGACGGCGTCGACTTCGGGGAGGATTAATTCGATTTCAGCGCGTGATAAAGTCATAATTGCATTGCTGGGGCTGAGAATAAGTCGCGGATTACCGGATTCGATTGAGCGACTATTTTAGTGTCGGTATCAAAATCTTGCAAAAGCCGCAGGGCGTGTAACAGTAGGCGAGCGTCGATTCTTTTGCGCGCCCCGGGCACCGTATTTGAAAAGTATTCCTAACACACGGGCGCGGATCCGCGAGTTTAGCTCTTTTAGGCAGGAAACACGATGAAGTTGTGGACCCCATTGCGCCGCGCGTCGGCGCTGGTATTGCTGACTGGCGCGCTGCTCTTTTCGGCGGCGCTTTCGTCCGGCTGCGCCGGCGTGAATGAGCGCGGCGAGGCTCCCCAGAGCGTTCAGGACGCCGAGTGGCACTATAAGATGGGCGCGGGGTATTTTGAGTCCAGCGAGATCCCGCTGGCGATGCGTGAATTGCACACCTCGCTGAAGCTCAACCCCCAGGAATACCGGGCGCATTATTTGCTCGGATTTATCTCGATGGGCCGGCGCAAATATCCCGACGCGATCAAGCATTTTAAGGCGACGCTCGAGATCAAGCCCGACTATCATTTCGCCAAGAATAACCTGGGGACGGTGTATTTGGCCCAGGAGCGCTGGCGCGACGCGGCGGAGCTCTTCGTGGAGTTGCTCGAGGAGCCGCTCTACCCGACGCCGGAGCTCGCCCACAATAACCTGGGCTGGGCGTATTTTAATCTGCGCCGCTATCCCGAGGCGGCCGAGAATTTCAAGATGGCGCAATTTCTCAAGCCCAGCATGTGCCTGGCCTATAATAACCTGGGCCAGACCTACGAGAAGATGAACCGCTCGGAGCAGGCGGTGAGCCAATACCGGCGGGCCCTACGGAAATGTCCAGAAGGATACGCCGAGGCACATTTTAACCTGGCGAAGTTGCTACAAAAACAGGGAATGACCGGCGCGCGCGAGCATTTCGAGAAATGCGTCCAGGCTCAGCCCGATTCCAACCTCGCCGAACGTTGTCGTCAGTATTTACAGGTTCGATAAATGCAGCATGAAATTGCCAGATGGCATTGGAGCTTTAAGCGCGGCGCGCGTGCGCTGATTCTCTGCGTCCTCGTGGGGGCTGGCGGCGGGCTCATCGGGTGCACCGAAGAGTCGGGCGCCGAGCGTGAGATGCCCGCGCCGGTCGACCATACCCGGGTCTTCGTCGAGAAGCTGTTGCCCGAGCTGGACGCGCAATTGCGCGCGCAGGCCGACGCGGTGGCCACGGGCTCCGCGTTGCAAAATTACCTCGAGATCGAGGCCAGTCATTCCTGGAATACCCGCGTCGCCGGGGGCATCAAATACGCGGATCTCTTCGCGCGCCTGTACCCCGAGATTGGCTATCATAAGGCCTTCGCGCAATCCGACGGGTTGACCCCGCGCGGCGCCGTGGTGCTGGAGACTCTGCTCAACTCCGGGCGTCACGACCTGGCGCCCGAGCCCTATCATGTGGCGCGGATTCAGACGCTGGTCAGCGAGTTGGAAAAGGTCAGCGCGCAGGACCCGGCCTGGGAGCCCATCAAGCTCAGCGGCGAAGAGGCCAATCAATTGGTCAATTGGATCGATCAGCATAAATTAGATCCAAAAGACCCGGCGACGCGCACCAAGGTCCTCGACGCACTGGTCGGCGCGTCGGTTAAAGATAGTGTTGATAAAGACGAGCTCGCCGCGAAAAAGCCTGCAAAAAAAGAGGGCGAAGAAGCGAAGACAAAGCCGCCGGCGTCGTCCGAGTTTTTGGCCACGCCCATCCCTCGGATCACCGAGACGCTCCACGGGTATTTGGGCGTCTTTGAGGCCAGCGCGAAGCTCACCGCCGAGCTTGAGCTGCGGGTGGCCGACGGTGCGCTGCGCTACGCGCGCGATATGAAGCACTTCAACCTGGTGCGCATGGATTGGCGAGATTTTCGCGACGCCGGCGGCTCCACCGCGATCATCTACGCGCGCCTGGAGAAGACGTTTAACGCGTTGCGCGAGGCCGACGCCGACACGACCCGC encodes:
- a CDS encoding tetratricopeptide repeat protein, which translates into the protein MKLWTPLRRASALVLLTGALLFSAALSSGCAGVNERGEAPQSVQDAEWHYKMGAGYFESSEIPLAMRELHTSLKLNPQEYRAHYLLGFISMGRRKYPDAIKHFKATLEIKPDYHFAKNNLGTVYLAQERWRDAAELFVELLEEPLYPTPELAHNNLGWAYFNLRRYPEAAENFKMAQFLKPSMCLAYNNLGQTYEKMNRSEQAVSQYRRALRKCPEGYAEAHFNLAKLLQKQGMTGAREHFEKCVQAQPDSNLAERCRQYLQVR